One uncultured Fusobacterium sp. genomic window, AGTATGGTCCTAAAGCAGCTGGTGCTTTTTCTGTGTGAATTACTTTATTCATTTTATATCCTCTCCTTAAAAAATTATATTTATATTATCTTTTTTATATGTTTCATAAATTTCTGTTTTTAACTTTGAATCAGTAATAATTGCTTTAATATTTTTTAAGTCACTAACTTTAATCAAAGCCGTTGTTTCAAATTTTTGACTATTAGCTAAAATAATCACTTCTTTAGAATATTTAATCATCTCTTTTTGAATATTTACCTCTTTTAATGGAAAATCAGTAATACCATTATTTAAAGATATACTACTTACACTTAAAAAAGCTTTATTAACTATAAATTGAGAAATTATATCTTCTGAAATAGGTCCAAAAAAAGCCTGCTCTTTTGTGTCCAAAAATCCTCCAGCTAAAATTATATTATAATTTTCACAATTACTTAATTCAGAAGCTATAATTAATGAATTGGTAATAACTGTAAGAGAATTAATTTTTTTCTTAATGAGTTTACTTAAAAATATATTTGTAGAACTATCGTTCAGAAAAATACTATCATTTTCTTCAATTAAAGTTATAGCTTTTTCTGCTATCTCATTTTTTTCATCTATATCAGTATTCATTCTAGTAGCATAAGTTATTTCAGAAGGAATATCTGTCTTTAAAGTAGCTCCTCCATATATTTTTTTTAAAATTCCTTGTTTTTCAAGAACATCAAAGTCTCTTCTAATAGTTTCAACTCCTACATCATATTTTTTTGCTAATTCAAGAGCTTTTACAACTTTTGTTTTTTCCAACTCTTTTATTATATCTTCTCTACGTTCTTCAGCAAGCACAATCATCACTCCTCATTCCAATATTTCTATTTTTTACATCTTTACTCAAATAAATAAGAGCAAAAATATTAGGAAGTATTAAAAGCCCCAAAGCAATATCTTGTATATACCACACAGTTTTAAAAGAAAAATGAGGAGCTAAAAATAATATAAATAGAAAAACTATATTATAGATTTTAGCATAAATTTTATTTTTTGAAAACTGAGTTATAATATATTGAAAAGATGAATTTCCTAATACCCATTGCCCCATTATGGAAGTTATTCCAAATAGAAGCATAGCAAGACCAAGGAAATACCTAAAAAATGGATGTACACTTTCATAAGCATTCATCATTATTTGCGTAGGTGTTATAGTATGAGTATAATCCATAAAAATTAAAGCTATCAATCCAGACATAGTACAAACTAAAATAGTATCAATAAAAACTTCTACTATCCCATATAATCCTGGATCACTACAACTTTTATCTGTAATTTTAGCATAAAATATAGCAGCAGTACCTTCTCCAGCTTCATTAGAATATATCCCTCTAGAAACCCCAAAACGAATACTTTCTTTTATAGAAAATCCAAGTATTCCACTAGTAACTTGATTAATTCCAAAAGCTGAAGAAAATATTAAGAAAAAATTTTCTTTAAAAAGAGAAAAATTCATTATAATTATGGTAAATCCAGCTAAAAAATATATTACAGTCATAAAAGGAACTACTTTATCTGTTATCTTTACTAATCTTTTAAAACCACCTAAAATTATAAAAGTTATAAATGAAACCATAATTATCGAAGTTATCATAGGTGAAAATTTAAAAAAATCATTAAATATATCTTTGATTACATTTCCTTGAATAAGAGTTCCCCCTGAATTTTGTATCAACAAGAGAGAGGAATATATGATACCTAAAGTTTTTAAATTTAATCCTTTCGAAATATAATACATTGGGCCACCAGAATATTCATCATTAAAAGTTCTTTCTCTATACTTCATCCCAAGATAAATTTCTCCATATTTTACAGCCATTCCAATAAAAGCTGCTATCCACATCCAGAATAAAGCACCTGGTCCTCCAAACATTATAGCTGTTACTACACCAATTATATTTCCATTTCCTATACAACTTCCTAAAGCAGCTTTTAAAGCTTGGATACAAGTAACATTATCATTTTTTTGATGATAATCATTTTTAGAAAAAAATGTTTTTTTAATAATGTATGGAAATTTTTTAAACTGTAGCCCTTTTAAAATAAAAGTATAATAAATTCCAGTAAAAAATATTAGAGCAACCAGCCAATCTCCCCAAATTAAATCAGCAACTTTTTTAAGTATCATATTCCAACTCCCTATTATACTTTATCTCCTTAATTTTTAACTTCAGATTTTTTCTTTTCAATTATTTTAACTAAATATGAACTTAAGAAAAATCCTATTACAGCAAAAGCAATCATTACACTAAAAACTATTTTATAACCAATGATTCCCTTAAAATGATCAAGTATAGCTCCATATAAGGCATAGGCAAACATACCAGGAGCATATCCTATAAAACTTGCCATAGCCATAGCTGAACCTGATATCTCTTCAGGAATACCAAGTTCTCCCACAGGAGCAAAGAAAATAGCTCTTTGAGAAAAAATAATAGCTCCTACAAATAAAGTCATAGCCATTCCAATATAAACATTCATTGATTGATGAGGTAAAAATAAGAATGATCCTAAAACAATTACTACTAAAGCAAAAGAATATTTTAAATATTTACTTGAAGATTTTAATTTTTTATCAGCTAAAAGTCCCCCTAATGGTCCTCCAATAATTTTTAATCCATATGCATTTATTATACCATAAATACTTACTAAAGCTAAAGGTAAGTGGTAAATGTCACTTAAAAATGGCATAAAATATGTTAATCCACAATATACTGAATACACTGCAAAGACATTAAAAGCTGCTATCCAAATAGCTGGCATTTTTAAAGCTGCTTTATAATCTAATTTTTCTTTTTTATTTTCAGAAGAATTATCTATCTTATCATCTTCAAGACAGAAATAAGAGATAATTCCAATTATAATTAATATAGCACCAAAGAAAACAATAGACATTTTAAAAGAAAAAGCATTACTTCCTAAATAAGTAAATATAAATAACCCTATAGAAACAACAATAGTATCAACTACTCCTCTTCCTGTTTCTAAAAATCCAAATAATGTTCCTTGTTCTTCAGGTCCTCCTAAAGATTTTACAGATTTTAAAAGAACAGGCCAATACATCATATCACAAGTAAGTCCAAATAGAACCCAAGCTATTAGAAGTTGTGTATATCCTGGAAAAACAATTCCTATATAAATTCCAATAAGTCCTGTAAGTATCATAGAAAGAGGTAAAGATTTTTTCTTAGATACTTTATCTGTAAAATAAATAGCAGCTCCAAATCCAAAAGTTGTTACTAAACCATTAACTGACATAATAGTTCCTATTTGAGTATGTGACAATCCCATAAACTCTTGCATTTGTACATAAAAAACAGATTTTAACCAAGGAAGTTTGTAGATTGTTCCTCCTCCCAAAACTAAAATAAAAAATGTAAACCATTTTTTAAAATT contains:
- a CDS encoding DeoR/GlpR family DNA-binding transcription regulator — its product is MIVLAEERREDIIKELEKTKVVKALELAKKYDVGVETIRRDFDVLEKQGILKKIYGGATLKTDIPSEITYATRMNTDIDEKNEIAEKAITLIEENDSIFLNDSSTNIFLSKLIKKKINSLTVITNSLIIASELSNCENYNIILAGGFLDTKEQAFFGPISEDIISQFIVNKAFLSVSSISLNNGITDFPLKEVNIQKEMIKYSKEVIILANSQKFETTALIKVSDLKNIKAIITDSKLKTEIYETYKKDNINIIF
- a CDS encoding MFS transporter: MKSNFKKWFTFFILVLGGGTIYKLPWLKSVFYVQMQEFMGLSHTQIGTIMSVNGLVTTFGFGAAIYFTDKVSKKKSLPLSMILTGLIGIYIGIVFPGYTQLLIAWVLFGLTCDMMYWPVLLKSVKSLGGPEEQGTLFGFLETGRGVVDTIVVSIGLFIFTYLGSNAFSFKMSIVFFGAILIIIGIISYFCLEDDKIDNSSENKKEKLDYKAALKMPAIWIAAFNVFAVYSVYCGLTYFMPFLSDIYHLPLALVSIYGIINAYGLKIIGGPLGGLLADKKLKSSSKYLKYSFALVVIVLGSFLFLPHQSMNVYIGMAMTLFVGAIIFSQRAIFFAPVGELGIPEEISGSAMAMASFIGYAPGMFAYALYGAILDHFKGIIGYKIVFSVMIAFAVIGFFLSSYLVKIIEKKKSEVKN
- a CDS encoding amino acid carrier protein codes for the protein MILKKVADLIWGDWLVALIFFTGIYYTFILKGLQFKKFPYIIKKTFFSKNDYHQKNDNVTCIQALKAALGSCIGNGNIIGVVTAIMFGGPGALFWMWIAAFIGMAVKYGEIYLGMKYRERTFNDEYSGGPMYYISKGLNLKTLGIIYSSLLLIQNSGGTLIQGNVIKDIFNDFFKFSPMITSIIMVSFITFIILGGFKRLVKITDKVVPFMTVIYFLAGFTIIIMNFSLFKENFFLIFSSAFGINQVTSGILGFSIKESIRFGVSRGIYSNEAGEGTAAIFYAKITDKSCSDPGLYGIVEVFIDTILVCTMSGLIALIFMDYTHTITPTQIMMNAYESVHPFFRYFLGLAMLLFGITSIMGQWVLGNSSFQYIITQFSKNKIYAKIYNIVFLFILFLAPHFSFKTVWYIQDIALGLLILPNIFALIYLSKDVKNRNIGMRSDDCAC